A genome region from Natranaeroarchaeum sulfidigenes includes the following:
- a CDS encoding methytransferase partner Trm112: MKESLLDIICCPLDKAELELEVHEREGEEILEGSLTCTDCGETYPIEDGIPNLLPPDMREAA; the protein is encoded by the coding sequence ATGAAAGAGTCGCTGCTCGACATCATCTGCTGTCCGCTCGACAAAGCTGAACTCGAACTGGAGGTCCACGAGCGCGAGGGCGAGGAGATCCTGGAAGGCTCGCTGACCTGTACCGACTGTGGTGAAACCTATCCGATCGAGGACGGGATCCCGAACTTGCTGCCGCCGGACATGCGCGAAGCGGCCTGA
- a CDS encoding DUF7524 family protein, whose amino-acid sequence MSDDLRVHLNRDERHAIEPVESSLAVAEGFEVIIENHGDASHVNIGLGGDLAAGGAVATPNPFVPTEETIRIAVDITTAHRPLEGVLTISTGYGQTRVELPISVVTPQQTGVDAAPTPKRANGSGTGETVPLSDLQNLVDSFDDPGTIALVALGVLALVLAVATALLIDSLVVVLAVILVVLAVTGSVAIGLQS is encoded by the coding sequence GTGTCCGACGACCTCCGCGTCCATCTGAACCGCGACGAACGTCACGCCATCGAGCCAGTGGAGTCCTCACTGGCGGTGGCGGAGGGCTTCGAGGTCATTATCGAGAACCATGGCGACGCATCGCATGTCAACATCGGACTCGGCGGTGACCTCGCCGCTGGCGGTGCGGTCGCGACGCCGAATCCCTTTGTCCCCACCGAGGAGACGATCCGCATTGCTGTCGACATCACGACTGCCCACCGACCGCTGGAAGGTGTACTGACGATCTCGACGGGATACGGACAGACACGGGTCGAGCTCCCGATCTCCGTTGTCACCCCCCAGCAGACGGGCGTCGACGCGGCTCCGACCCCGAAGAGAGCGAACGGTAGTGGCACCGGTGAGACGGTGCCACTGAGCGACCTCCAGAATCTCGTTGATAGCTTCGACGACCCGGGGACGATCGCGCTAGTCGCGCTGGGTGTGCTTGCGCTCGTGCTCGCGGTAGCTACCGCTTTGCTGATCGACAGCCTCGTGGTCGTGCTCGCCGTGATACTGGTCGTCCTCGCGGTTACCGGGAGCGTCGCTATTGGATTGCAGTCGTAG
- a CDS encoding DR2241 family protein, giving the protein MNATQFDALLSAAEEGIDFEALTVEQHGEEYAFHILDEEFSELTESELHEVATEHSPYVTDWYYWTHVVDTTKADRLAFLQWLEDADGLAPPARYAELDDGVTCHWGQLAITTTVGEDGIRQYDVRHVDDVDHDAADLDTYDDPLSARDLTTYDDDGRYRPLKTAPTLQSGWVFPALDAPDVLQTVEYIYPATVPNWHREREGELDITHWRDTAERQTGIYEIIEELDREAVECIAEACCVDSQCTKRREWQYAEDDHLAADGGDGEYPCREPCSLVVAAARKWTTLENESEKTFQIDLTLSELRQIEEIIDTVAEGRVDEIREADVYKGANRYRARYLRAKRFDEDGELAAHEVEE; this is encoded by the coding sequence ATGAACGCAACACAGTTTGACGCCCTGCTATCGGCCGCCGAGGAAGGGATCGACTTCGAGGCGCTGACCGTGGAACAACACGGGGAGGAGTATGCCTTCCACATCCTCGACGAGGAGTTCTCCGAACTCACCGAGAGCGAGCTCCACGAAGTCGCCACGGAGCACTCGCCATACGTCACCGACTGGTACTACTGGACCCACGTCGTTGACACCACGAAAGCGGACCGACTGGCCTTCCTGCAGTGGCTCGAAGACGCGGATGGACTCGCTCCACCGGCACGCTACGCTGAACTGGACGACGGGGTGACCTGTCACTGGGGACAGCTGGCGATCACGACCACGGTCGGCGAGGACGGGATCAGACAGTACGACGTACGACACGTCGACGACGTGGATCACGACGCCGCGGACCTCGATACCTACGACGACCCGCTTTCTGCGCGTGATCTCACGACATACGACGATGACGGGCGCTATCGACCCCTCAAAACCGCCCCGACGCTTCAGTCCGGCTGGGTCTTTCCCGCGCTCGACGCGCCGGACGTGCTCCAGACGGTCGAGTATATCTATCCTGCAACCGTTCCGAACTGGCACCGCGAGCGCGAGGGTGAACTGGATATCACCCACTGGCGCGACACTGCAGAACGACAGACGGGCATCTACGAGATTATCGAGGAACTCGACCGCGAGGCAGTCGAGTGTATCGCCGAGGCCTGCTGTGTCGACTCCCAGTGTACCAAACGCCGTGAGTGGCAGTACGCCGAGGATGACCACCTCGCCGCGGACGGCGGGGACGGCGAGTACCCGTGTCGGGAGCCGTGCTCGCTCGTCGTCGCCGCGGCGCGCAAGTGGACGACGCTCGAAAACGAGTCGGAAAAGACGTTCCAGATCGATCTAACGCTGAGCGAACTCCGACAGATCGAGGAGATCATCGACACGGTCGCGGAGGGTCGCGTCGACGAGATCCGCGAGGCCGACGTTTACAAGGGGGCCAACCGATATCGTGCGCGCTATCTGCGAGCCAAACGGTTCGACGAGGACGGCGAGCTAGCTGCTCACGAAGTCGAGGAGTAG